A stretch of Janibacter endophyticus DNA encodes these proteins:
- the rpsO gene encoding 30S ribosomal protein S15 codes for MPLTADVKKQIMAEYGTGDGDTGSPEVQVALLTQRIKDLTEHAREHKHDHHSRRGLLLLVGRRRRLLRYLETTDIERYRSLIKRLGLRR; via the coding sequence ATGCCGCTGACCGCTGACGTGAAGAAGCAGATCATGGCCGAGTACGGCACCGGCGACGGTGACACCGGCTCCCCCGAGGTGCAGGTCGCGCTGCTGACCCAGCGCATCAAGGACCTCACCGAGCACGCCCGTGAGCACAAGCACGACCACCACAGCCGTCGTGGCCTGCTGCTGCTCGTCGGCCGCCGCCGTCGTCTGCTGCGCTACCTCGAGACCACGGACATCGAGCGCTACCGGTCGCTGATCAAGCGCCTCGGTCTCCGTCGATAA
- a CDS encoding SDR family NAD(P)-dependent oxidoreductase: MSRKSFEPRVGIVTGGGAGIGLEIARQLVERGSHVVVADIDGAAAEEAATTLGSASAATVDVSDPEAVRELVRATVAEHGRLDVMVNNAGVLFSGPFEETTDAHWEHALGVNVRGVVNGARAAYDQMLTQPDGGYILNTASLAGLMPAPWMTPYTTSKWAVVGFSRALRAEAAGRRITVTALCPGYTDTKLLDEVVDPSASVRPGDFRKTAKGFQGRLMTPRQVAEKAVEGLAAGKAVVVVGWFAQVMYRANRINPRTMDLGVRVEAAKQRRSARTRR, encoded by the coding sequence ATGTCGCGCAAGAGCTTCGAGCCCAGGGTCGGCATCGTCACCGGCGGAGGGGCGGGCATCGGCCTCGAGATCGCCCGTCAGCTCGTCGAACGCGGCAGCCACGTCGTGGTCGCCGACATCGACGGCGCGGCCGCGGAGGAAGCGGCCACCACGCTCGGCAGCGCGAGCGCGGCGACCGTGGACGTCAGCGACCCCGAAGCGGTCCGTGAGCTCGTCCGCGCGACGGTCGCCGAGCACGGGCGGCTCGACGTCATGGTCAACAACGCCGGGGTGCTCTTCTCCGGTCCTTTCGAGGAGACCACCGATGCGCACTGGGAGCACGCGCTCGGCGTCAACGTCCGGGGTGTCGTCAACGGCGCGCGCGCCGCCTACGACCAGATGCTCACCCAGCCCGACGGCGGCTACATCCTCAACACCGCCTCCCTCGCCGGGCTCATGCCCGCCCCGTGGATGACGCCCTACACGACCTCGAAGTGGGCCGTCGTCGGCTTCTCCCGCGCCCTGCGCGCCGAGGCCGCCGGCCGCAGGATCACCGTCACGGCGCTCTGCCCCGGCTACACCGACACCAAGCTCCTCGACGAGGTCGTCGACCCGAGCGCGTCGGTGCGTCCGGGCGACTTCCGCAAGACGGCGAAGGGGTTCCAGGGCAGGCTGATGACCCCACGCCAGGTGGCCGAGAAGGCGGTCGAGGGCCTCGCTGCCGGCAAGGCGGTCGTCGTCGTCGGGTGGTTCGCCCAGGTGATGTACCGGGCCAACCGCATCAACCCCCGCACCATGGACCTCGGCGTCCGGGTCGAGGCGGCCAAGCAGCGACGCAGCGCGCGCACGCGCCGCTGA
- a CDS encoding universal stress protein: MTAGPIVVGIDGSENSSRAVDWAQSWATALGRQVMLVSAVPAPPGRRPDAPGLDERARSVLEAELSRAGVGVTGEAYVRHPVTALVEVSQDAAAVVVGTKGTGGWRGGVTGSVSGNVAAASHAPTVVIPAEARGDYDPDGPLVVGFDGSEAAMGAARQAVAAATVEGRAVRLVQADTGKSSPEEPLADLLADLRAEQPGVELELITAEGDAVEVLTEHSDDAAFVIVASNGHRGVPGFLLGSTARGLIQSSKAPVIVLTQLSERTWPTLAR; this comes from the coding sequence ATGACCGCAGGACCCATCGTCGTCGGGATCGACGGCTCCGAGAACTCCAGCCGTGCCGTGGACTGGGCGCAGAGCTGGGCCACCGCGCTCGGCCGTCAGGTGATGCTCGTCAGCGCCGTCCCCGCTCCCCCGGGCCGGCGCCCGGACGCCCCGGGTCTCGACGAGAGGGCCCGCTCGGTCCTCGAGGCAGAGCTGTCCCGCGCCGGCGTCGGCGTCACCGGCGAGGCCTACGTCCGTCATCCCGTCACCGCGCTCGTCGAGGTGAGCCAGGACGCGGCCGCGGTCGTCGTCGGCACGAAGGGCACCGGCGGCTGGCGCGGCGGGGTCACCGGCAGCGTCTCCGGCAACGTCGCGGCCGCGTCGCACGCCCCCACCGTCGTCATCCCCGCCGAGGCTCGGGGCGACTACGACCCCGACGGTCCTCTCGTCGTCGGTTTCGACGGGTCCGAGGCCGCGATGGGAGCGGCTCGTCAGGCCGTCGCCGCGGCGACGGTCGAGGGCCGCGCGGTCCGGCTCGTCCAGGCCGACACCGGCAAGAGCTCCCCGGAGGAGCCGCTCGCCGACCTCCTCGCCGACCTCCGGGCCGAGCAGCCCGGTGTGGAGCTCGAGCTGATCACTGCGGAGGGCGACGCCGTGGAGGTGCTCACCGAGCACTCCGACGACGCGGCCTTCGTCATCGTCGCGAGCAACGGCCACCGTGGCGTCCCGGGATTCCTTCTCGGGTCGACCGCGCGCGGCCTCATCCAGTCCTCGAAGGCACCGGTCATCGTCCTCACCCAGCTCAGCGAGCGCACCTGGCCGACCCTGGCCCGCTGA
- the lpdA gene encoding dihydrolipoyl dehydrogenase, whose protein sequence is MSDFDVVVLGAGPGGYVAAIRASQLGKKVAVVEKKYWGGVCLNVGCIPSKALIKNAELAHLLTHDKKKYGIEGDVTMSYPPTHKRSRQVSDGIVKGVHFLMKKNKITEIDGWGTLTSPTSMDVELNDGEVKSITFDNLIIAAGAVTRMLPGVEVSKNVVTYEEQILDEELPGSIIIAGSGAIGVEFAYVMKNFGVDVTIVEFLDRMVPTEDADVSKELAKHYKKLGVKVMLGTKVESVEDTGSGVKVTVTPAKGGESQVLEADKLLSAIGFAPRTEGYGLDAVGVKLTERGAIEIDEFMRTNVDGVYAVGDCTAKLMLAHLAEAQGVVAAETIAGAETMPLDYDFVPRATYCHPQIGSFGYSEEQAKEKGYDVKTATFPFAANGKAVGLGDSVGFVKVVADAEHNEILGAHMIGPDVTELLPVLTLAQKWDLTADEVARNVFAHPTLSEAVKEAVEGIAGHMINF, encoded by the coding sequence ATGTCTGACTTCGACGTCGTTGTCCTTGGTGCTGGTCCTGGTGGTTACGTCGCGGCGATCCGAGCCTCGCAGCTCGGCAAGAAGGTCGCCGTCGTCGAGAAGAAGTACTGGGGCGGTGTCTGCCTCAACGTCGGGTGCATCCCGTCCAAGGCGCTCATCAAGAACGCCGAGCTGGCGCACCTGCTGACCCACGACAAGAAGAAGTACGGCATCGAGGGCGACGTGACGATGTCCTACCCGCCGACCCACAAGCGCTCCCGCCAGGTGAGCGACGGGATCGTCAAGGGCGTCCACTTCCTCATGAAGAAGAACAAGATCACCGAGATCGACGGGTGGGGCACGCTCACCTCGCCGACCTCGATGGACGTCGAGCTGAACGACGGCGAGGTGAAGTCGATCACCTTCGACAACCTCATCATCGCGGCGGGCGCCGTGACCCGGATGCTCCCCGGCGTCGAGGTGAGCAAGAACGTCGTGACCTACGAGGAGCAGATCCTCGACGAGGAGCTCCCCGGCTCGATCATCATCGCCGGCTCGGGTGCCATCGGCGTGGAGTTCGCCTACGTCATGAAGAACTTCGGCGTCGACGTGACGATCGTCGAGTTCCTCGACCGGATGGTCCCCACCGAGGACGCAGACGTCTCCAAGGAGCTCGCGAAGCACTACAAGAAGCTCGGCGTCAAGGTCATGCTCGGCACCAAGGTCGAGTCCGTCGAGGACACCGGCTCGGGCGTCAAGGTCACCGTCACCCCGGCGAAGGGGGGAGAGAGCCAGGTCCTCGAGGCCGACAAGCTGCTCTCCGCGATCGGCTTCGCCCCGCGCACCGAGGGCTACGGCCTGGATGCTGTCGGGGTCAAGCTCACCGAGCGCGGCGCCATCGAGATCGACGAGTTCATGCGGACCAACGTCGACGGTGTCTACGCCGTCGGCGACTGCACCGCCAAGCTCATGCTCGCCCACCTCGCCGAGGCCCAGGGCGTCGTCGCCGCCGAGACGATCGCCGGTGCCGAGACGATGCCGCTCGACTACGACTTCGTCCCGCGGGCCACCTACTGCCACCCGCAGATCGGCTCCTTCGGCTACTCCGAGGAGCAGGCCAAGGAGAAGGGCTACGACGTCAAGACGGCGACCTTCCCCTTCGCCGCGAACGGCAAGGCCGTCGGACTGGGGGACTCGGTCGGCTTCGTCAAGGTCGTCGCCGACGCCGAGCACAACGAGATCCTCGGTGCGCACATGATCGGGCCGGACGTCACCGAGCTCCTCCCGGTCCTCACCCTCGCGCAGAAGTGGGACCTCACCGCGGACGAGGTCGCCCGCAACGTCTTCGCCCACCCGACGCTCTCCGAGGCCGTCAAGGAGGCCGTCGAGGGCATCGCGGGGCACATGATCAACTTCTGA